Genomic DNA from Candidatus Omnitrophota bacterium:
AAGGCCTTGAAGGAAATGGCTAAGGCTTTAATGGCAGGCAAGAGCGCTATTATCAGCGCGAATAAGAAGGATCTTGTTGCTGCCCAAAGATCAGGTTTGTCTAAGGCGTTTATCGAG
This window encodes:
- the proA gene encoding gamma-glutamyl-phosphate reductase (Catalyzes the phosphorylation of L-glutamate during the proline biosynthesis pathway), whose translation is MVENMELKKELTNIAQKAQAAARNSLTISTDLKNKALKEMAKALMAGKSAIISANKKDLVAAQRSGLSKAFIE